The Vicinamibacteria bacterium genome segment CGAACGCCGAGCCCCGATCTCCTCTGCAACCAGCGGATCAAGTTCGGCGCGTTTCTCGATTCCGTCGAGCCGGGTTGGGATCGGGTCGCCTCCGGCCACTACGCGCGTGTCGAGGAAGCAGCCGGGGGGGTGCTCCTGAAGAAGGCTGTCGATCCCGTCAAGGACCAGACGTATTTCCTCGCGCTTCTCGACCAGCGGCAGGTGAAGCGAAGCCTCTTTCCAATTGGCGAGCTGCGGAAGACCGAGGTCCGAAGCCGCGCGCGAGCGCTGGGCCTTCCTAACAAGGACCGCAAGGACAGCCAGGGTATTTGCTTTCTGGGGAAGATTCCCTACCGAGAGTTCGTCCGCCATCACTTGGGCGAGCGGGAAGGGGACGTCGTGGATGTCGGCACCGGCAAGGTGGTCGGACAGCACCGGGGGTACTGGTTCCACACGATCGGCCAGAGGCAGGGACTGGGTCTCTCGCACGGCCCGTGGTTCGTTCGCGGCAAGGACGTCGCTCGAAACGTCGTCTACGTGGTGCACGCGGACAAGCTGCTGGAGGAGGCGGTCGACCGCTACGAAGTAGAAAACTTCAACTGGATTGCCGGCCCTCCCGAAAGACGCGAGCTTCAGGTTCGTGTGCGCCACGGAGGCGAGTTGCTGGACGCGGGGCTCGCGCTCAACGGAGAGCGGGGCTTGGTTCAGCTCGACCGGAAGGATCCCGGGATCGCCCCGGGTCAGTTCACGGTCTTCTATGACGGCGACGTCTGTCTCGGTGGGGCTCGGGTTCGCCATGGGGGATGAGGCGTACCCCGCCGCCTTACGGGGACTCCGGCGACGATCGCAGCGAAATCAAAGCCGCTCTGGCCTTCTCGATGTCGGCTCCGTAACGCTGGGGAGGAGCCTCGCGAGCAAACCGCTCGAGATACGCGCTGGCCTCTTCGGGGGAACGCTCGACCAACGCGAAGGCCAGGTTGAAGAGCGCGTCGAACTGGGTTGGATCGCTCTCGACGGCGCGGCGCCACAGCTCGATCGCCTCGGTAATGTCTCCGAGCCGCGCGTGGGCGAACCCCAGTCCGTTCAAGGCCGCGGCATGTTCGGGGTCGATGGCGAGCGCGCGGTTCAGATGGTCTTTAGCCTCATCTAGCCGGCCCTGAGACAATGCGAGAGAGCCGAGATTGTTGTGCGCCATGGCCGAGCTCGGGTCCAGCTCGAGGACGCGTTCGAACTCCCGCCGACTATCCTCGGTGCGTCCCAATCGCCCGTAGGCGATAGCGAGGTAATTGTGCCCTTCGGCATAGTCAGGCTCCCGGTCGACCAGTGTCTCCAGGAGACTTACCGCCTTCTCCGCATCCCCGACGTCCAAGAGGTAGGCGCCGAGCATCCCAAGAATCGAGACGTCTGAGATGCCGCTCTCCATGGCGCCCTCTAGGAGTGCGATCGCCTCGCCGACACGACCGGTCTGGTGCAGGGCATAGGCTAGGTTCCGGTGAGCCTCCGACGAGCGGGGCTGCTTCCGCACGACGTCCTCGAAGATGGCGATCGCTTCCGCGGTACGCCCCTCTCCGAAGAGCTCGGTCGCCTCGTCGTAGGCATTGCTGATGCCGACGAGCCGCTTGGGATCATCCGCCGGTCCGTAATCTCCCTTTCGGTTCTGGACGGGTGCCGTGAGATATCCAAGCGTTCGCAGCTTCGCGAGCGTCTCCGCGTCGGGAGCCGTGGCCTTTAGGGGCATGCCTTCCGCCGAAATCTCGTCGAGCGCTTCCTGAAGCCTCTGCGCGAGCCCCGTCTTTTGCCGATAGAGGTTGTCTTTCTCTCCGGGGTCGTAAGCGAGGTCGTAGAGCTCGGGCGTTGGCAAGCGAATGAGCTTGTGGTCCTCGCTCACGACTCCGGTAAGGGGAGCCCAGTCCCGGGTC includes the following:
- a CDS encoding sulfatase-like hydrolase/transferase, whose product is MTALVLAVILATAAILLRRPGQVLSPDAFQGRNLLFVTIDTIRPDRLGSYGSSAGLTPYLDHLASEGIRFDKVLAHVPLTLPAHASIFTSLYPTEHQVHDNGTFRLSEAHPTLATTLENAGYETGAFVGAFVLDARFGLNRGFGVYDDYYGESRAFLSFSQLERRADAVVASAETWIEQASEPWFAWVHLFDPHAPYRPPPDFARRFANDLYGAEVAFVDATLGAFLQSLSAAGRLERTVVVVLGDHGESLGEHGESTHGTFAYDSTLRVPWILWARGLRPQVFSETVRQVDVMPTILDLLAVQPPAYTTGQNLRPYLTGELRYEAPTSYFEALNTHLTRDWAPLTGVVSEDHKLIRLPTPELYDLAYDPGEKDNLYRQKTGLAQRLQEALDEISAEGMPLKATAPDAETLAKLRTLGYLTAPVQNRKGDYGPADDPKRLVGISNAYDEATELFGEGRTAEAIAIFEDVVRKQPRSSEAHRNLAYALHQTGRVGEAIALLEGAMESGISDVSILGMLGAYLLDVGDAEKAVSLLETLVDREPDYAEGHNYLAIAYGRLGRTEDSRREFERVLELDPSSAMAHNNLGSLALSQGRLDEAKDHLNRALAIDPEHAAALNGLGFAHARLGDITEAIELWRRAVESDPTQFDALFNLAFALVERSPEEASAYLERFAREAPPQRYGADIEKARAALISLRSSPESP
- the mnmA gene encoding tRNA 2-thiouridine(34) synthase MnmA, encoding MKVAMLLSGGVDSSVALSLLCEQGHDATAFYLKVWLEDELAHLGECPWEEDLRYARGVCEQLRVPLEVRSLQGPYWNHVVSYAVEELRAGRTPSPDLLCNQRIKFGAFLDSVEPGWDRVASGHYARVEEAAGGVLLKKAVDPVKDQTYFLALLDQRQVKRSLFPIGELRKTEVRSRARALGLPNKDRKDSQGICFLGKIPYREFVRHHLGEREGDVVDVGTGKVVGQHRGYWFHTIGQRQGLGLSHGPWFVRGKDVARNVVYVVHADKLLEEAVDRYEVENFNWIAGPPERRELQVRVRHGGELLDAGLALNGERGLVQLDRKDPGIAPGQFTVFYDGDVCLGGARVRHGG